A stretch of DNA from Spirosoma endbachense:
GTAGTGGAGAATTGTGACAGTTTAAAATTGAGAATGAATTATTAAATTTCGAATCGAATTTCGGAATAAATTCCCCCAAAGATATTTTCATAATAAGAAACCGTGGTTGTTTAGAAAATATACTATTAATAGCATTCCCCGCTATATATTAATTGGGAAAAATGGCACTACAATTAGGTTCGATGCACCTCGACCAAATGATCCAAAGATTAGAGAAAAATTTCGTGAATTATTGAAGTTGTAGTATTCATGCCCACCTTTTCCTATTATCACCAACTCGACCAAATGGATTGTGGTCCCACCTGCCTACGCATGGTGGCAAAGTACTATGGTCGTTCCTATACAGTGCAGAGACTGCGTGAGAAATCTCAGATTAGCAAAGAAGGAGTATCGTTACTGGGTATTTCGGAAGCGGCTGAAGCCATTGGATTTAGGACGATGGGCGTCAAGGTTTCGTTCGAGAAATTAGCCACGGAGGCACCATTGCCCTGTATTATACATTGGGATCAGAATCATTTTGTCGTAGTCTATGACATTAAGAGAGCTAGTGTAGGCTGGATGAACCGTATTAAAGGTGGTCGCAAGGCCATCAAAGGAATTGATACTGACGTATTGCCTAAACCGTTCATGCACGATTTCAGGATCGATAAGGGCGACGTTATTATTACACCTAATGGATGGGCTGAGCGGGAACAGTTTAGGCAAAATTCTGCCCCGCACTCCTTTCCCTTCGTAACCAAAGGCACAGTTTATATAGCTGACCCGGCCAAAGGGTTAGTCGCTTATCCGGCAGAGGAGTTTTGTGACCATTGGTTATCGTCGCAAACGGGTAAGGAGCGTGAAGGTGTTGTATTGCTGCTCGAACCAACTCCAGGTTTTTTTGAACAGGATGACGAGCGGACAAACGCTTACAATTTTGAGCGGGTCTTTGGCTACTTATGGCAGTACAAAGGGCTGTTGGTACAACTTGCGCTGGGGCTGGCTGTCGGCAGTGGGTTGCAATTGTTATTCCCGTTTCTGACTCAGTCGGTTGTGGATGTGGGCGTCAATACGCAGAATATTCCCTTCATATATTTGGTATTGGGGGCGCAACTCATGCTGATGGCTGGGCGGCTGTCGGTCGAGTTTATCCGAAGCTGGATTCTACTACACATCAGCACCCGCGTCAACCTGAGCATTCTGTCTGATTTTCTGATCAAATTGATGCGCTTACCCGTGTCGTTTTTCGACAGCAAACAGTTTGGCGATCTCATGCAGCGGATCGGCGACCATCATCGGATCGAAAGCTTCCTGACCAGTCAAACGATTTCGGTGCTGTTTTCGATGGTCAACCTCGTCATTTTCGGCGCAGTGCTGGCCATGTATAACCTCAGCATTTTTAGCATTTTCGTGGTGTCGAGTCTCCTCTATGTTGGCTGGGTGGTGTTGTTTCTGCACCAGCGCCGGAAACTGGATTTTAAGCGGTTTGATGTATCCGCCAAGAACCAGAGTAGACTGGTGCAACTGATTCAGGGTATGCAGGAAATCAAGCTGGCCGGTGCTGAACGACCGATGCGCTGGGCGTGGGAGCAATTACAGGCCCGGCTGTTTCGCTTGCAAATGCGTGGGTTGGCCTTGAGTCAGTACCAGCAGGCCGGGGCGTTTACCATTAACGAAGGCAAGAATATTTTCATCACATTTCTGGCCGCTCAAGCCGTCATCAACGGCCAGTTGTCGCTGGGAGGTATGCTGGCCATGCAGCAACTAATTGGTCAGCTAAACAGCCCAATTGAGCAACTGATCGGATTCGTCCAAAGTTTGCAGGATGCCAAAATCAGCCTTGAACGGCTTAACGAAATTCATACGCTTGCCGATGAAGAACCGGCTGAGCACGTTTTCCTGACGTCCATACCTGAGTCAGTTGGGTTGCATCTGAAAAATGTATCATTCCAGTATACGGGTGCTGGCAACGAACCTGTTTTGCAAGGCATTGATTTACTGATTCCTGAGGGGAAAACAACAGCCATCGTTGGTATGAGCGGTAGCGGTAAAACCACATTACTGAAACTTTTGCTGCGGTTCTACGAACCGAACAAAGGCGAAATTCGATTAGGTAATGCCATCTCGCTGGGTGGCATTCCACTTAAAAATATAAGTCATACGTTCTGGCGAAGTCAATGCGGGGCGGTTATGCAGGACGGATTTATCTTTTCCGATACCATTGCCAGGAATATTGCTGTGGGAGTAGACCGAATTGATGCACGAAAATTAGAGCATGCCATACAGGTTGCCAATCTGCGTGATTTTGTTGATTCATTGCCATCGGGTCTGCACACAAAAATTGGCGCAGAGGGTAGTGGCATCAGCCAGGGGCAACGACAGCGGATTTTGATTGCACGAGCGGTTTACAAAGACCCTGCTTATCTCTTTTTCGACGAAGCGACTAATTCTTTAGATGCTAATAACGAAGCCGTGATTGTGCAGAATCTGGATGCGTTTTTTCGTGATCATACGGGACGGCCACGAACAGTAGTAGTCGTTGCGCATCGACTCAGTACGGTTCGTCATGCCGATCAGATTGTTGTGTTGGATAAGGGGAAAATTACGGAAATAGGTACTCATGCCATGCTTGTTGCTAAACAGGGAAGCTATTGGCAATTAGTGAAGAATCAACTGGAACTGGGTGTGTAGTGTTTTCAGTAGTGTCGCGTTTTCAAACCCGATACTACTGAGAAACAAAAATCAAGCTAATCAATTCAATCAAATGAATCCCGGTTCAGATTACTTTACCGAACTACGCTCTGAGGAGGTACACGAACTGTTGGCCCGACCACCGAAATGGTTGCTTCGTTGGGGCATTACGGTTGTCTGTCTGGCCGTTACCTTGGTATTTGTTGGTGCCTGGATGGTTCATTACCCTGATCTGGTGCGGGCTTCGTTCAAGCTCACTTCTGCCAACGCGCCCAAAGCTATTCTAACCCGTACCGACGGTAAACTGATTAGGTTGTTTGCGCACGAAGGGAAGACCGTAAGGGCCGGAACAATACTCGCTTATCTGGAAAGCACCGCTCATCACGATCAAGTACTTCGGTTGTCGCACGAACTGACCAAAGCCTGGTCGATAGCTAGTCAGGGTAATCTTGACGGATTGGATCGATTGGATTTATCCCATTACAGCCAATTGGGTGAATTACAAAATGCTTACCAAACCTTTGAGCAGGCGCATATTCAGCTACGAGCTTACCTGGCTAATGGATTTTATAGTCACAAAAAAAGGCTTTTGTTGCAGGAAATCTCCGATTTACGTGCATTGGCCCAAAACTTACAGGAACAGCGTCAGATACAGGCAAGAGATATGGCGCTCGCTCAGGAAGACTATGCAATTCAACAACGGTTAGCCATCGACAAGGTGATTGCTCCACTTGAGTTGAAAAGGGAGGAAAGTAAAGCCATCGCTCGCAAACTGCCTTACCAGCAAACAATGTCGGCATTGATTAATAACATTACAGCGCAACGGGCAAAGCAGAAAGAGATTCTGGAATTAGCGAAACAGGTAGCCGAAGAACGGGATAAATTCTTGCAGACACTCAACACTTTGCAAAGTGCAACGGATGCCTGGAAGTTGAAATATATTCTTACTGCTCCCGTAACCGGGCGCGTTATTTTTGTGGGTATTTTGCAGGAGAACCAATCCGTTTCGATCAACCAGGAGCTATTTTATGTAGCACCCCCTAGTGCCACCTGCTTCGGCGAATTACGTATTCCACAACAGAATGCCGGCAAGGTGCAGATTGGGCAGAAAGTACAGATAAAATTTGCCGGCTATCCCTATCAGGAATACGGAATTGTTCATGGTCGTATTGCAACTATGGCAGACGTTTCTCTAAAAGACAGCGTATTTCTGGCCAAGGTCACCCTCAATAACGGCTTAAGAACGAGTTATGGCCAGAAGTTAGCCTATAAAAGTGGTATGGCTGCTTCTGCCGAGGTTGTTACAGAAGATAGTCGACTAATCGAAAAGCTGTTTTATCAGCTGAGGAAATTAACGAATGGTCAGTGATCGTTTGGTTGATAAAACCAATTAATCCTTATAGCCTACTAATTGAAATCGTTAACCGACTTACTCAAAAAAGACCTTAAAATACCCCTTTAATTCGTCGAAGAAAATCGGCGTGATATACCTATGAAACGATATTTTATTTTCTTTCGAATCATTAGTTTTTGCTTCTTGGTCAGAAATAGTTTTGCTCAGGATAATGCTGATAGAGAAATATTGACACTTAACGAATTAAACAATATTCAGGTCATTGTAGATCATAAACTGATAACTGACTGGTTGGGAGTGAGAAGACATATTAAACTCAGAGACTTTTCGGTCGCTTTCGATTCAACATCCAGCAGGATCAACAAGGCGTATTATTCAAATCTTTTCATCAACCACGCAAAGATCACGTTAATCCGTAAGGACAAACGTATTGCTTTTGCAACTTGGCGGCTGGGCTTCCGGAACCACTAAACAGTCTCTACACAGTCGTTCAGTTAGGAGATCGTTATGAAATGAAATTTACACTTATTGTTCAACGCAAGACCGGAGAACAAGTCTCATTAGAAAACAAACTTGTCTATAATCTGCCGCTCCTTTAAAATTTGAGGGCGCTTTGGTAATTTTTGTGAAGGGGATTATTTTAGAGCATCATGGTAAACCGTGGCTCGGGTTAAACTGAATCAATAAATATGAGCCAGTGAAAAGTAGACTGGGTTGCCTCAGCAGTAAAACAACTTACTTTCACAAGTGTATGAATGGGAAATGAAGCAGGTGCATTTCAATCTGTTGTTAAATAAGAACTAATGAAGGTAATTTACCGAGAATCACAGATACCAATCTATAGGCTAATTATGACGAGGGTTTTACTACAGAGACGATTACTACAGCTATTCGTACTATGTATGATAAGTACGAACTTTACTTTTTGTACACAAACGAATGAAAGTAATTCACCCGAAATTACGAATGCCAATCAAATTAAGCCTCTATATACGAACCGTGTTGCCAGGTTTTTCTCAAATCAAACCTGGCGAGATACATTGAGCGTAGACGTTAACGGCGAGTCAATAATTACAGGAGAAGTCTTTTTGAAAATCACTAATTATAAGGGGAAGCTTATCTACAAAACTTCTTTCCCAACTCGTGAATTGTTAAACCATGAGGGACTGATTATTCCTGACAAGGATGAGCTGGAAATCAAGAAACGAATTGACAGCTTTTTTGCGCCAACGTTCTTTAGTCAAGCAGTCGTTGTGCACAACGATTCATTAAGTATACCTGATTCGAGTATAACAATTTGGAAAACCATACAAGCAGATCCTACGGCTATTTATTTTTCATACTCTGTAAACAAGAATACGATAAACAGAATCGTGTACTCCAAGATTTTACAAAAGATAGTAGCTATAAGTGGACGTAAAATTGAAACGAATGGCCTATAAAAGTGGTATGGCTGCTTCTGCCGGGGTTAGTACAGCAGATGGCCGCTTATTCGAAAAGCTGTTTTATCAGCTGAGGAAATTAACGAATGGTCAGTGATCGTTTGGTTGATAAAACCAATTAATGTTGCTATCCCAACAATCACCCATTTATAATCGCAATCGTTAGCCGACTCACGCAAACAAGTCTGCCCTGTTCATCAGTAATTCGGATGTCCCATACGTGCGTGGTACGTCCCGTATGAATGGGTGTGCAACGGCCATATACCCATCCCTCGCGTACGGAGCGGAGGTGATTGGCATTGATTTCAAGCCCAACAGCCCGTTGCTTCGTTGGATCATCGAGCAGCATATAGGAGGCTGTACTGCCCAATGATTCGGCCAGAACAACCGAGGCTCCTCCGTGTAAAATCCCGAAAGGCTGGTGAGTCCGACCATCGACCGGCATTCGGGCGGTCAGATACCCTTCTCCCGCTTCCGTAAACTCAATGCCCAAATGTTTAACAATCGAGTCGGCGTGGGCAAACTCCAGGTTACTCAGGTCAAAGCCTGCTTTCATAATGCAGCGAATTTTGTATAATTTTGCACCCGAATACAACGGAAGACAAAGCTAAGAGCTTGCAACAAAAAACCATATATTTAATTCGCCACGGCGAAACCGATTATAATCGGCGGGGCGTGGTGCAGGGAAGTGGCGTTGACTCAGATCTCAATGAGATGGGCCGCGCCCAGGCTATGGCATTTTTTCAGGCCTATCAGCATGTTCCCTTCCAGAAAATCTATATTTCTGGCCTCAAACGGACCTATCAAACGGTTGAATCGTTTATCGAACTCGGTATGCCCTACGAAAAACTAACAGGTCTCAATGAGATCAGTTGGGGCATCATGGAAGGTAAAGTTCCGGGTAATATAGACAATGAATACTACCGAAATCTGATTGAAGCCTGGGCTTCGGGCAATACGGCTTTACCAACCGATGGCGGAGAGAGTCCGGAAGAAGTTGTCATTCGTCAGAAAGTTGCTATCGATGTTATTTTATCACATCCTGACGAAGAAACGGTTCTGGTGGCCATGCACGGGCGGGCTATGCGGATTTTACTCTGCTGGCTTACGAACCAGCCGTTGTCGATAATGGACCAGTTTGAGCACAGCAACCTATGTCTGTACAAACTTCGCTACGATTACGACGAAAAAACATTTACCATCGAAGTGGCAAACGATACATCGCACTTGCTAACATTGGCATTGGCTTAAATCAGGATCAAGGTAGGGTGCTCAAGGCGAAATCTGGCAAAGCAATTAAGCAGTTTTCATCCTTCCTTTTTCCCATTCCTCCTTTTCCACTTCCTTTGATGTAGTTATCCCAAAATTTGAGTTAAAATCTTGTACATTCGCTTATTGTCCAGCTAAGGGCGGTAAATGGAATGAGTACTTCAAAACAAAAAATATATTGGTTTTGCCAGCTCTTTGGCTGGTCACTCCTCATACTGGTGGAGTATCTGGCGTATGTGCTTGAATCGGGGTTTGATCCTGATGCACTTTACCTGGCCATCGCTAATATTTTTCTGGGAATTACGCTGACGCACCTCTATCGATTGATGATCCGGCGATGGAATTGGGTGCGGCTTCCTTTCTTCCGGCTTGTTCCGCGTGTGCTCCTGTCGGTGCTGGTGTTGGCCATGATTATGACACTGGTCAACATCCCGATCGATAGGCGTTTATTCCCACAATATTTTATTGAAGAACCCTGGCCAACGATTGGCTATTTGTTAACCTGGGGTAAGAATATGCTCACTTGGGTGCTTAGCTACACAGCCTATCATTACGTTGAAGAAAACCGAAACGCTGAAATTGAACGGATTTTGCTTAAAACCAGTATCCGGGAAACAGAAGCGAAAGTATTACGGTCGCAGTTGAATCCGCACTTTGTTTTCAACGCATTGAACAGCATTCGGGCGCTGGTTTATGAAAACCCGACCAAAGCGCAGCAGGGTATCACCCAACTCTCCAATCTGCTCCGGAACTCCCTGCTGGCCGACCGGCGCAAAACGGTCGAGCTGCGCGAAGAAATCAAGACCGTTGAAGATTATCTGGCCCTCGAAAAAGTCCGCTACGAAGACCGCCTGACTTCCCGCATTGAGCTGGATAACCGGACGCTGTTCTGGCAAGTGCCGCCAATGATGCTCCAGACACTGGTCGAAAACGCCATTAAACACGGAGTTTCGACAGCAGTAGGTGGTGGCTTTGTTGAGGTTCAGTCAACCATAGTAGCCGACAAACTGCACATTACCATCCGTAATACGGGTGTGCTGGGCGATAAAGAGGCATCAGGAGGATTCGGGCTGGCCAATACGGCTCAACGGCTCGAATTGCTTTATGGCCCTGAGGCTACCTTCCAGATTTTTCAGGAAGATGACAATATAGTCTGTGCTGAAATTAGTATTCCTACCCAGTCGGAGGGTATATTTCGACGTGAAAAAGTAAAGAATGGTGAATTATAACCGGCTCGCCGGGGCGATGAAGAGCTGTGTCGATAGATGACACTCATTATCATTCACCACCTATCACCCATAATTCCCTTATGAAGACCCTTATTATCGACGACGAACGGTTAGCCCGCAACGAACTCCGCCGGCTACTGGAAAACTTTCCGAAAATTCAGATTGTGGGCGAAGCTGCCAATGCAGATGAGGCCCTGCCAATGATCGAAGACCTCGAGCCTGAGCTACTGTTTCTGGATATTCAGATGCCGGGCAAAAACGGTTTCGAATTGTTACAGTCCATTGAGGGCAAAACGCCGGAAGTTATTTTCACAACGGCCTTCGATGAATATGCTATCAAGGCCTTTGAATTCAATGCGCTCGATTATCTGCTCAAGCCTGTTGAGTTAGCCCGGCTTTCGGAAGCGATTCACCGTGTAGAAGAGGAACAACAGCACGCGGGGGAAACACAGGGACCGTCGATTGGGCCAACGTCTAAAGTCCTGGGTGAGAACGATCAGGTTTTCGTGAAAGATGGCGAGAAATGCTGGTTTGTTAAACTCGGCAAAGTGCGGTTGTTCGAGTCGATGGGTAACTATGTTCGCCTGTATTTCGATGACCAGAAACCGTTAGTGTTAAAGTCATTGAATGCGTTGGAAGATCGGCTTAATCCGGCCACTTTTTTTCGAGCCAACCGTAAGCATATTATCAATTTGCAGTGGATTGAAAAAATTGAACCCTGGTTTAGTGGCGGGTTGCTTGTCACTTTACGGGGAGGAGATAAAATCGAAATAAGCCGTCGTCAGGCGATACGATTTAAAGATTTGTTAAGTTTGTAATTAATGCAACCCAGTAATTGGTTAGTAAACAATCGGTTATTAGATTATTAGTTTAATAAATAGGGTAATGCCACTATTACCTGATTTGCGAATTTACTTAGTTGCCAATTACTCAACAATTGCAGACTCCTGTGCATGAAGTATCTTTTAGTCGCGTATCTTTTTTTGGGCTCAACAGTATTGTTTACGTCCTGTAATCACCAGTCAGGGCCTCCTGTACTGGAACGCCAACAGTACAAACTTGCCGGAGCCAGTACGTGCGATACGTCTGTCAATAAGGGGGTTGATGTGTCGGTTTCTTATTTTCTACTCAATGATGATTCGCAGGCGGCCCGTACCATCAATGACAGCATGCGCCAGATAAGCGTTGGTAGTATTGTAGACTGGCTCGATAGTACAACAGTTGCTAATAATCCAGAAGCTCGGGTTGACCTGAACAAAGCAGCAACACTGTTTGCAACCGACTACGAATCCATGATGAAAGATATGGATAAACTAGGCGGCTGCTGGGAACTGAAAACTACGGCCGATACTGTTTATACGAGCTCAAACGCGATTACGGTTAAGATCGAAACCTATGCGTATACGGGAGGGGCCCATCCTAATTCCAATCTGGCATTTTACACCTTTGATCGCGAAACGGGCAAAACACTGGCTTTGACCGATTTGGTGGAAGATACAACTGCCTTGCTTAGCGTTGTCGAAAAGGCGTTTAGAAAACAACAGGACCTGCTGCCACAGTATAACCTGGAAGAACGCGGGTACTTTTTGCGGGATGGCCGTTTTTTTCTGCCAGCCAATATTGGGGTTGGTCGTGATGGGCTGATTTTCTACTACAATCCTTACGAAATAGCCGCTTATGCAGTTGGTCCAATCGAGGTAACCGTGCCGTATGAACAACTAAACGGTATTCTGCGCGACTCCTGGTATTAGCTCAATTTGAACGGTAGATCCTAACACCACATGACATTCGATCAATTTAAGGCTGGACTCGGTCAGGCACAGCCTCCCAACGAACTGCCCCCATTACTACAGGCGCTGTGGTACGACGCAAATGGCAACTGGGAGCAAGCGCATAACATTGCTCAGACTCGTGAAGGCGAAAAGCCATATGACCGTATTCATGCTTATCTGCACCGAAAAGAAGGCGATCGATTCAATGCCAACTATTGGTATCGCCGGGCAGGTGCGTCGTTTTTCGACGGCACGCTCGATGAGGAGTGGGCCGTTCTGGTAAAGCAATTGCTTGGTTAACGAGAGAAGGAAAATAACAGCAGTCTGTATTCTGATTGGCATACATGGTTGCCTCTTTGGCGTGAGGTCAGGTGCTTCAACCTGACCTCTGCGGGTTGCCAAACCACATCCGGCCCCTGAACGACGAGGTTTTGAGAGTCGCCACGGCGAACCGAACCGTCGCATCGGCGAACCGTCCTCGCTGTGTCGGTTTTGAGAAACCGACACCACATTGATTGCTTTATAGACTAATTCACAGATTTTTTAGACACGTAAAAAAAGGCCGCTCAAGAGAAGAGCGGCCTGCGTTTGTCGATGAATTGGTAATATCTTATAACAGCTTTGAAAGACGAAGAATAAGTAAGTGTCTTTTTTGCTGTGTCTGAAGTCTTTTAGTTTGCCAGTTCTTCTTCCGCCAATACCTGGCTTACAGGAGTCAGTGGTAGATTGAACGCATCAGCAACACCTTTGTAAACAATTTTGCCATCAACTACATTCAACCCTAACTGAAGGTCCATGTTGTCGCGGCAGGCTTGTTGCCAGCCTTTGTTAGCCAACTGGAGTGCATAAGGCAGAGTAGCATTCGTTAACGCAAGGGTACTGGTGTAAGGCACTGCTCCCGGCATATTTGCTACACAGTAATGCACAACGCCATCGATAATGAAGGTTGGATCTTCGTGCGTGGTTGGGCGGCAGGTTTCAATGCAACCTCCCTGATCAACCGCAACGTCTACAAGCACCGTACCCGATCGCATCAGTTTCAACATATCGCGGGTAATGAGGTGAGGAGCTTTAGCACCCGGAATCAAGACAGCACCAATGATCAGATCGCAGACCTTGATCATTTCACGAATGTTGTAATCGTTCGACATCATTGTCTGAACGTTGGGCGGCATAATGTCCGACAAATAGCGTAGACGTGCCAGACTAACATCCATGATGGTAACATGCGCCCCTAAACCGGCAGCCATTTTCGCGGCCTGTGTTCCGACAATTCCACCACCCAAAATAAGTACGTTGGCTGGTTTTACGCCCGGAACGCCACCCAGAAGAATGCCACGACCTTTGAGCGGTTTTTCAAGATACTTGGCTCCTTCCTGAACCGCCATCCGACCGGCTACTTCCGACATGGGTACGAGTAGTGGTAAGCTACGATCTGGTCGCTCCACCGTTTCGTAAGCCAGGCAAACTGCGCCTTTAGCCAGCATAGCCTGTGTTAACTCTTCCGACGAAGCAAAGTGGAAATAGGTAAACAGTAATTGATCTTCTTTAATAAGGTCATATTCAGCCGCAATTGGCTCTTTAACCTTCATAATCATTTCGGCAATGCCATATACCTCTTCGATTGAAGGGAGCATTGTCGCACCAGCCGCAATGTATTCTGTGTCCTCAAAACCACTGCCTTCGCCAGCGTTGACCTGTACATAGACAGTATGGCCATACTTCCGAAGCTCAGCAACACCAGCAGGTGTCAGAGCAACGCGGTTTTCATTGTTTTTGATTTCCTTCGGAACACCAATAACCATGATATCTGGGACTTTAAAAGTTGTTGTCGATTGAGGAAACAAAGGTAGGCTAACAGGTTTTCTTTTCTAATAGTTGCGTACTATTTGGGAAATTTGGATAATATTCGAAACATTAAAAGGAAATTATTCTATCAGTAGGCTATAATACGCTTACCTGGCGTAAAAATTCCGTTATGGTAAATCTAGACTCAATTGATCATAAAATCCTGGGTCTTCTCCAGGAGAATGCCCGACTGACGATTCAGGAGATCGGACAGCGTATCAATCTATCCAAGACGCCCGTTCATGAGCGTATCAAACGACTCGAACGCGAAGGCGTTATCGACCGCTATGTGACAATTCTGGATAAAAAAAAACTGGGTAATATATTGATGGTTTACTGTCAGGTAACGCTGGACCGACAAACACGCGATGCCTTTGCCGACTTTGACGCAGCCGTACGTGAGTTACCAGAAGTACTGGAGTGTAACCGGGTTTCGGGAACGTTTGATTATCTGCTCAAAATCGTTAGCCGCGATATGGAAACGTATAACCGGTTTTATCAGGAACAATTGTCTGTTATTCCCGGAACGCTGCATATAAGTAGCTTTTTCGTGATGGCTGAGGTCAAAAATTCAACTATAGTACCAGTTGGGTGAAGAATTTATAGCTTGTTGTTAATAATCGAGCCCGGCAGCGCTGGCTACCTGAACAGATCTTCTGCTTTGGGTAGCCAGCGCTGCCGGACCCGATTGCCGATAGTTGATTTAATTGCCTAACGCATTGTAGATCAATAGCTGGTTTGTGGTAACAACCCGGTCGCCGGGAGTCAGACCGCTCGCCAGGAACGTTTTTTGCCCGACTGTTTTGTAGATGTTTACTTCGCGTACAATGGGCTGGTTTTCTTTATTGACAGCAACCACAAAGTTACGATTTTTGTCGAAGACAACAGCCCCAGCCGGCACTGTTACGCGTTTGTCGCGGCCGGGATAGGTTACGCTCACGTTGGCGAACATTTCCGGTTTTAGCCGATAGTCGGCGTTGTCGAGGGTTACCCGTACCTTCAGTGTCTTGCTATCGGGGTCGAGTACATTAAAAATCTTATCGATTCGACCATGAAAGACTTTGTCAGGGTAGGAGAGGGTCGTAATAGTTGTGGGGTCGCCTTCATGAACATTAGCCAGATCGGACTCATATACGTTAGCCATCACCCATACACGATCAAGATTCGAAATGGTGAACAGATTTTCGGGGTCATCCGAACGCAGTTCCATGCCGGGAGAGGCTGTCTTTTCAACGATAAACCCACTCATTGGCGCTTTCACTACATAAACAGATCCATTACCGCCCAGAATCCGACGCCGTTCCGAAACACGATTGACTTCACCTTTTGCCGCTAACAGTTGTTCTTTGCTGGCTACCAGTTCACGTTGCGAACTCAAACCAGCCTGCGCCATGTCTTCGGTAACCTGAAGATTCTTCTGAGCAACAGACAGCTGTCCACGGGCCGATATACCCTGTTGCTCCAGGTCGGCAAGATCGCCCGACCGGATCACGGCTAAGGTCTGTCCTTTTTTAACAAAATCGCCTAAATCGGCTTTGATCGTCTCAATATGCCCACCAACAAGCGGGAATACCTTGACAACCTGATCCTGATTAAACGTGATTTTTCCGGTCAGATTCAACTCATTGACAGCATTTTCTAACCTGGCTGTATCGAGTCGGGCCGTAGACAGCAAATTCGTTTCATGGCGCTCTGTCGACGATGCATCGTCCGATTGGGCCGATGAGCCGCAACTACTCAGGCTACCCATCAGGAGCAGGCCAGCAATAGCAGCTATTGCCCGTTGCCGAAATCTGGTATCAGTCGATGAACGGACCAGAAATCCGAAGGCAGCCGCCATTGGTTTATCGGTACTTAACCCCAGGTGGTCGCGAATTTGAAGCGGGCGGGAGCAGGGCAATATGAATGAATACTT
This window harbors:
- a CDS encoding peptidase domain-containing ABC transporter — protein: MPTFSYYHQLDQMDCGPTCLRMVAKYYGRSYTVQRLREKSQISKEGVSLLGISEAAEAIGFRTMGVKVSFEKLATEAPLPCIIHWDQNHFVVVYDIKRASVGWMNRIKGGRKAIKGIDTDVLPKPFMHDFRIDKGDVIITPNGWAEREQFRQNSAPHSFPFVTKGTVYIADPAKGLVAYPAEEFCDHWLSSQTGKEREGVVLLLEPTPGFFEQDDERTNAYNFERVFGYLWQYKGLLVQLALGLAVGSGLQLLFPFLTQSVVDVGVNTQNIPFIYLVLGAQLMLMAGRLSVEFIRSWILLHISTRVNLSILSDFLIKLMRLPVSFFDSKQFGDLMQRIGDHHRIESFLTSQTISVLFSMVNLVIFGAVLAMYNLSIFSIFVVSSLLYVGWVVLFLHQRRKLDFKRFDVSAKNQSRLVQLIQGMQEIKLAGAERPMRWAWEQLQARLFRLQMRGLALSQYQQAGAFTINEGKNIFITFLAAQAVINGQLSLGGMLAMQQLIGQLNSPIEQLIGFVQSLQDAKISLERLNEIHTLADEEPAEHVFLTSIPESVGLHLKNVSFQYTGAGNEPVLQGIDLLIPEGKTTAIVGMSGSGKTTLLKLLLRFYEPNKGEIRLGNAISLGGIPLKNISHTFWRSQCGAVMQDGFIFSDTIARNIAVGVDRIDARKLEHAIQVANLRDFVDSLPSGLHTKIGAEGSGISQGQRQRILIARAVYKDPAYLFFDEATNSLDANNEAVIVQNLDAFFRDHTGRPRTVVVVAHRLSTVRHADQIVVLDKGKITEIGTHAMLVAKQGSYWQLVKNQLELGV
- a CDS encoding HlyD family efflux transporter periplasmic adaptor subunit; translated protein: MNPGSDYFTELRSEEVHELLARPPKWLLRWGITVVCLAVTLVFVGAWMVHYPDLVRASFKLTSANAPKAILTRTDGKLIRLFAHEGKTVRAGTILAYLESTAHHDQVLRLSHELTKAWSIASQGNLDGLDRLDLSHYSQLGELQNAYQTFEQAHIQLRAYLANGFYSHKKRLLLQEISDLRALAQNLQEQRQIQARDMALAQEDYAIQQRLAIDKVIAPLELKREESKAIARKLPYQQTMSALINNITAQRAKQKEILELAKQVAEERDKFLQTLNTLQSATDAWKLKYILTAPVTGRVIFVGILQENQSVSINQELFYVAPPSATCFGELRIPQQNAGKVQIGQKVQIKFAGYPYQEYGIVHGRIATMADVSLKDSVFLAKVTLNNGLRTSYGQKLAYKSGMAASAEVVTEDSRLIEKLFYQLRKLTNGQ
- a CDS encoding hotdog fold thioesterase, which gives rise to MKAGFDLSNLEFAHADSIVKHLGIEFTEAGEGYLTARMPVDGRTHQPFGILHGGASVVLAESLGSTASYMLLDDPTKQRAVGLEINANHLRSVREGWVYGRCTPIHTGRTTHVWDIRITDEQGRLVCVSRLTIAIING
- a CDS encoding histidine phosphatase family protein, producing the protein MQQKTIYLIRHGETDYNRRGVVQGSGVDSDLNEMGRAQAMAFFQAYQHVPFQKIYISGLKRTYQTVESFIELGMPYEKLTGLNEISWGIMEGKVPGNIDNEYYRNLIEAWASGNTALPTDGGESPEEVVIRQKVAIDVILSHPDEETVLVAMHGRAMRILLCWLTNQPLSIMDQFEHSNLCLYKLRYDYDEKTFTIEVANDTSHLLTLALA
- a CDS encoding sensor histidine kinase; translation: MSTSKQKIYWFCQLFGWSLLILVEYLAYVLESGFDPDALYLAIANIFLGITLTHLYRLMIRRWNWVRLPFFRLVPRVLLSVLVLAMIMTLVNIPIDRRLFPQYFIEEPWPTIGYLLTWGKNMLTWVLSYTAYHYVEENRNAEIERILLKTSIRETEAKVLRSQLNPHFVFNALNSIRALVYENPTKAQQGITQLSNLLRNSLLADRRKTVELREEIKTVEDYLALEKVRYEDRLTSRIELDNRTLFWQVPPMMLQTLVENAIKHGVSTAVGGGFVEVQSTIVADKLHITIRNTGVLGDKEASGGFGLANTAQRLELLYGPEATFQIFQEDDNIVCAEISIPTQSEGIFRREKVKNGEL
- a CDS encoding LytR/AlgR family response regulator transcription factor, which codes for MKTLIIDDERLARNELRRLLENFPKIQIVGEAANADEALPMIEDLEPELLFLDIQMPGKNGFELLQSIEGKTPEVIFTTAFDEYAIKAFEFNALDYLLKPVELARLSEAIHRVEEEQQHAGETQGPSIGPTSKVLGENDQVFVKDGEKCWFVKLGKVRLFESMGNYVRLYFDDQKPLVLKSLNALEDRLNPATFFRANRKHIINLQWIEKIEPWFSGGLLVTLRGGDKIEISRRQAIRFKDLLSL